A stretch of Lathyrus oleraceus cultivar Zhongwan6 chromosome 6, CAAS_Psat_ZW6_1.0, whole genome shotgun sequence DNA encodes these proteins:
- the LOC127097562 gene encoding cationic amino acid transporter 1 translates to MEEANGNSRLGEGKAVPTPRKLESFESFPNYARALLNTPLRLLDRVTARSSDEVELVDVKKRSQHEMKKTLTWWDLIWFGVGSVIGSGIFVLTGLEVRNTVGPAVVLSYVVSGLSAMLSVFCYTEFAVEIPVAGGSFAYLRVELGEFVAFIASGNIILEYVIGGAAVSRSWTSYFATLCNQRSDKFVIVAHSLAHDYNKLDPIAVFVLAVTFSFAVFSTKGSSRLNYIASIIHVIVLMFIIVAGLSKADAENFDDFTPYGVRGIFSSAAVLFFAYVGFDAVSTMAEETKNPGKDIPIGLIGSMTLTTFIYCMMGVTLCLMQKYSNVDENAAYSVAFEAVGMKWAKYIVAFGALKGMTSVLLVGAVGQARYLTHIARTNLLPSWLAQVNEKTKTPVNATIVMFIATAIVAFFTSLDVLANLLSISTLFLFSLVALALLVRRYCVRGATSRSDLMKFLGFLFLILASSIGCSIYWSQTTKGWIGYAILVPIWFVGTFGIWFFVPLAKKPKIWGVPLVPFLPSASIGINIFLLGTLDKASFKRFGVWTAILVVYYLFVGVHASYDIAKAQKEKEKLETKIEPKMDEENGVFKNENHT, encoded by the exons ATGGAAGAAGCTAATGGAAATTCAAGATTAGGAGAAGGAAAAGCTGTCCCTACACCAAGAAAATTGGAATCATTTGAGAGCTTTCCAAACTACGCGAGAGCGCTCTTGAACACGCCGCTCCGACTATTGGATCGAGTTACAGCCCGATCCAGCGACGAAGTCGAGTTGGTGGATGTGAAAAAACGAAGTcagcatgaaatgaagaaaacaCTAACATGGTGGGATCTGATATGGTTTGGCGTGGGCAGTGTCATTGGCTCTGGCATTTTTGTTCTAACAGGACTTGAGGTTAGAAACACTGTGGGACCTGCTGTGGTGTTATCCTATGTTGTCTCTGGCCTTTCTGCCATGTTGTCTGTTTTTTGTTACACTGAATTTGCTGTGGAAATCCCTGTGGCTG GTGGTTCCTTTGCTTACTTAAGAGTTGAGCTTGGTGAGTTTGTGGCATTCATAGCATCTGGAAACATTATTCTTGAATATGTAATCGGTGGCGCTGCAGTTTCGCGTTCTTGGACATCCTATTTTGCAACACTCTGCAATCAAAGATCAGACAAATTTGTCATCGTAGCGCATTCCCTTGCACACGACTACAATAAGCTTGACCCTATTGCTGTTTTTGTTCTAGCAGTTACTTTCTCCTTTGCTGTTTTCAGCACCAAGGGTTCCTCGCGTTTAAACTACATTGCTTCGATAATACATGTCATTGTCCTAATGTTCATCATAGTTGCAGGTTTATCAAAAGCCGATGCTGAAAATTTTGATGATTTCACACCTTATGGTGTTAGAGGAATCTTCAGTTCCGCGGCTGTTTTGTTTTTCGCTTATGTTGGATTCGACGCGGTTTCCACAATGGCCGAGGAAACGAAGAATCCTGGAAAAGATATACCGATTGGTCTAATAGGATCAATGACACTTACAACATTTATTTATTGCATGATGGGTGTGACACTTTGTTTGATGCAAAAATATTCAAATGTGGATGAAAATGCTGCTTACTCGGTTGCATTCGAAGCGGTTGGAATGAAATGGGCCAAGTACATTGTTGCATTTGGTGCATTAAAAGGAATGACTAGTGTTCTACTAGTTGGTGCTGTTGGTCAAGCAAGGTATCTCACACACATTGCAAGAACAAATTTGTTACCTTCATGGCTTGCACAAGTCAATGAAAAAACGAAGACACCCGTTAATGCCACTATTGTTATGTTTATTGCAACTGCTATTGTTGCATTTTTCACTAGCCTTGATGTTCTTGCTAATTTACTTTCAATTTCAACTTTGTTCCTTTTTTCACTTGTGGCATTGGCCCTTTTGGTTAGAAGGTATTGTGTTAGAGGTGCTACTTCAAGATCTGATCTCATGAAATTTCTTGGATTCTTATTTCTCATTCTAGCCTCTTCGATTGGATGTTCGATTTATTGGTCTCAAACTACCAAAGGGTGGATTGGTTACGCGATATTAGTACCTATTTGGTTTGTCGGAACATTCGGTATCTGGTTTTTTGTTCCTCTCGCAAAGAAACCGAAGATTTGGGGTGTACCTCTTGTGCCATTTTTGCCGTCCGCATCCATTGGTATCAATATTTTCCTTCTTGGAACATTGGATAAGGCTTCATTTAAGAGATTTGGTGTTTGGACTGCAATTTTGGTGGTATATTACTTGTTTGTAGGTGTACATGCATCTTATGACATAGCAAAGGCACAAAAGGAGAAGGAAAAACTAGAGACTAAGATTGAGCCAAAGATGGATGAAGAAAATGGTGttttcaaaaatgaaaatcaTACATAG